Proteins co-encoded in one Astatotilapia calliptera chromosome 18, fAstCal1.2, whole genome shotgun sequence genomic window:
- the LOC113010328 gene encoding uncharacterized protein LOC113010328 isoform X1 gives MILLPHLDSFTSADTFSSRQVFVAVCLTVGGRWWYLIFGSGTKLSVTDEQVVKPVVSVYPAASRAHLEGNSSLLCVASAMFPPLVQFSWKRQKKNGGEAEELPPAEGEQLELREAGWTTSILVDYTDDLYTYRYSCYVKHEGEHGGSTRKRPLSLGACSTVNPLKDTDNTRLLCFTSRLHRPLFQSQCRVKLLCLLYTVLIVKSLVYCCGLSLLMMLTNKGASTNCTHAD, from the exons ATGATCCTGCTTCCTCATTTGGACTCATTCACCTCAGCTGACACGTTCAGCAGCAGACAGGTTTTTGTAGCAGTCTGTCTCACTGTGGGAGGAAGATGGTGGTACCTCATCTTTGGCTCTGGAACTAAACTGTCTGTAACAG ATGAGCAGGTAGTGAAGCCCGTGGTGAGCGTGTACCCAGCAGCATCCAGAGCCCACCTGGAGGGGAACAGCTCCCTGCTGTGT gtggcctcagccatgttTCCTCCTCTGGTCCAGTTCTCCtggaaaagacagaagaagaacgGCGGAGAAGCGGAGGAGCTGCCCCCTGCTGAGGGAGAGCAGCTGGAGCTCAGAGAGGCGGGATGGACAACTTCTATTTTAGTAGATTATACAGATGATCTCTACACGTACAGATACAGCTGCTATGTCAAGCATGAGGGGGAACATGGAGGGTCAACCAGAAAAAGGCCCTTAAGCCTTGGTGCCTGTTCCACTGTGAATCCCCTTAAAGACACGGACAACACACGTCTTTTGTGTTTCACTTCCAGGCTCCACAGGCCTCTCTTCCAGTCTCAGTGCAGGGTGAAGCTGCTCTGCCTGCTGTACACAGTGCTGATAGTGAAGAGTCTGGTGTACTGCTGTggactctctctgctgatgatgCTCACAAACAAGGGAGCGTCCACCAACTGCACACATGCTGACTGA
- the LOC113010328 gene encoding immunoglobulin lambda-1 light chain-like isoform X2 gives MILLPHLDSFTSADTFSSRQVFVAVCLTVGGRWWYLIFGSGTKLSVTDEQVVKPVVSVYPAASRAHLEGNSSLLCVASAMFPPLVQFSWKRQKKNGGEAEELPPAEGEQLELREAGRTIAIRMVDGSHSDTYKYSCWVKHEGGTVEARTQQDYLPSLPSIHEVKLLCLLYTVLIVKSLVYCCGLSLLMMLTNKGASTNCTHAD, from the exons ATGATCCTGCTTCCTCATTTGGACTCATTCACCTCAGCTGACACGTTCAGCAGCAGACAGGTTTTTGTAGCAGTCTGTCTCACTGTGGGAGGAAGATGGTGGTACCTCATCTTTGGCTCTGGAACTAAACTGTCTGTAACAG ATGAGCAGGTAGTGAAGCCCGTGGTGAGCGTGTACCCAGCAGCATCCAGAGCCCACCTGGAGGGGAACAGCTCCCTGCTGTGTGTGGCCTCAGCCATGTTTCCTCCTCTGGTCCAGTTCTCCtggaaaagacagaagaagaacgGCGGAGAAGCGGAGGAGCTGCCCCCTGCTGAGGGAGAGCAGCTGGAGCTCAGAGAGGCGGGACGCACCATTGCCATCAGGATGGTTGATGGGAGCCATTCtgacacatataaatacagctgCTGGGTGAAGCACGAGGGGGGCACAGTGGAGGCCCGAACACAACAAG ATTATCTTCCTTCTCTTCCTTCTATACACGAGGTGAAGCTGCTCTGCCTGCTGTACACAGTGCTGATAGTGAAGAGTCTGGTGTACTGCTGTggactctctctgctgatgatgCTCACAAACAAGGGAGCGTCCACCAACTGCACACATGCTGACTGA